TCGCGTCGAGATCCACGTCTTCAAGGGCCGCCTTCGGCAACTTCACGAGGAGCGCATTGATCGCTGGGCCTTTGGCGGTCACGAGGCGCTGCCACACCGCGTAGGAGAGGCGTGCGCCGAGCCGGTTCGCGCGCTCCACGTCGGCCGCCGTCACCGCGTCGGGGTCCGGTGGAAGGTCGCCGTCGTACTTGCTCCACGGCCACTGAGCGAACTTCGCGCGCAGCATTCCCGTGGGGTCGGCGAGGCGGAGTCCGCTGCGGAGGTGAAGCTCGTTGGGTGCCGGGTTGTTCATGTTTCGCCCTCATTCGTCGTCGTCGTCGTCATCGTCGTCCGGGTCGAAGCCGCGCTCACGCATCATCGCGGCGAACTCGCCCTCGATGTCGTCCGTACCGTCGTCGTCATCTTCGTCGGCCTCCTCGTCGTCGTCCCCGCGATCGAAGACCGAGACCTTGCCGACCAGCTCTTCCAGATCGGGCCGATGCTGCTCGAAGTGCTGAAGATGGCCGCCGCGCTGCGGGTCAGCGTCGAACACGGCGACGTCGCGGAACGTCTTCCCGAGCCGCTGAAGCACTCGCTCGCGCTTCCTCCCGAGCTTCAGCAGCCGTTCAACCCGATCGCGCCACGAGACGAGCGCGACGATCGCGCGGGTGTACTGGTCGTGCTCCCGGTCGTAGCGCGCCTCGTCCTCCGCTTCGAGACGACGCGCACGCCCCGACAGGATCGCCAGCACGATGGCCAGGACGACCCCGAGGCCGCCAACGGGTGAATAGGCGATGGCCCCGAAGTAGAGTCGATCGGTCCAGGGACCATCCTGCGAGTAGAGCGCGCCTCCGGCGAAGATCGCGCCGATTCCGATGACCCACTTCACCGTCGTCCCCGCGGCAGTGGAGGATGGCGACCGCGCGCCCGGGCGCGACGGCGGGCGTGCTTGCCCGAGGTAGTTCCATGCCTGTTGCGCAGCTTCGTTCGATGGCTTGCCTCCGGGTAGCTCCGCGACGATGCGCTCGCGGTCGTCGCGGTCCGTCGAACTGAACTGCTCCACGATGTGCTCCGGGATCGGAGGGGGCTTCTGCGCCTCGTAGCCCGCCATCTCGGAGCGGAGCGCTGCGATCTCTTCGTCGACCGCGCTTGCTGACATCGGGGCGTCGTCGGCGTCTACGCCCTTCTCATCGAGCGCTTCGAGCCCTTCGGCGATGTCCGTGAGCCAACGGCCACGCTCGCGGCGAAGGCGCACCCATGAGCGCATGCTCTCGACGTTGCCCGCACCGAGCGCGTTTTCGGCCGCGGCGGCGCCCTCATCGAGCGTGTCCACGAAGTCCGTGAACTCGGACTGCTGGGACGGGTGGAAGCTCGTCGGAGAAAGCAGCCGGGCTTCTGCTACCAAGAGGCGCCATTCGAGCCACGAGCGCGTCGAGTCAGATGCGCCGGTCCGGCGTAGCGCGCTCGCACGGCGCTTCATCTCGTGCAGCTTGGTCGCGGACTCCTCGTACCGCTCTTCGCGCTCGCGCTGTTCCTCATGGCGCTCGCGCTCCATCTCCTCCGCGCGCTCCGCAGCGTGTCTCGCCGCAGCGGCTTCCTTCTCGACGCGACGATGATGCCGCTCATCCTCGGCGCGTCGGGCGCGCTGCTCGCGTTCGCCGCGTTCGGCTGCTTGACGGGCGGCGCGAGCCTCCCCCTCCATTCGCCCTTGATGTTGCTCATCGCGGCGCCGCTGTTGGTCTTCGCGTTGCTTGACCGGACAGTTCCATTGATTGTGATCGTACCTGCCGCAGTACCTACAGGCGTCCATAGGTGCCTCCCCCGAGCGTCCCCTGACGCTCGTCGAGATCGGCCACAGCGATCAAGGCCCGCGCGCCGGGAGCGGATGTCACGAAGATTCCCGCGCCCACGAGCGCTTGTGGGTGGGTCGCGTCCAGCGCGTCGACGAGTTTCGACAGCTCGCCGAGTCGGACGCCCTCGCCCACGTACGCGGCGAAGATGCCGGCACGCCTTTCGAGGCCGTCGAGCGGAACCCGCGCGCAATCCGCGAGCCAGGCGGCGACGTCCGTGGCGACGTACACGCGGGCCTCCGTCCGCGATGCCCAGAACGCGAACTCGTCGGGGTGAAGACAACCGAGGTGGTCCCAGCCGAGCACCCACCGGAGGCCAGTCTCGACGCATTCCTCCGCCGTCGCGACGCGCAACGGAGGCGGCGGCGAGCGGTGCGCCGGCCGGACACGCATGGTGCGGCCGTCGAGGGAGACGACGACGGCCGCATCTCGCTCGACCGCGACGTCGACGTCGATCAGGGGATCGGCGTCGGTTGCGTATTCGCGTGAGCCCGCGAGCTGCCATCCGAGCTTGCACGCCTGCCATCGGGTGCGCTGGTCGAGCAGGTCGTCGACGGTGCGACGCGCGGCAGAATCATGAGCCGCGAGCACGACCCGCCACGCACGGCCGGTGCAGACGCTCACGACCTCCACGGCGCGCTCCCGCCAGGGCTCGCCCTTCCTCGGATCTCCAGCATGCTCACGACCTCCACGAAGACGCACCGCACCCTTACCCGTGGTCGCCGAATGGTGGCTCGGCCCGAAGGCCGCCGTTGCGGTGGGTGCGCCGCGCTCGTGGAAGCGAGCAACTTTACCGACGACGCGATGAGCGTACGCGGCCGATCGACCGCCGGTCAACGGCGGAGGCGCCGGGCGGGTCGAGGTCAGCGGCTCCGAACACGTGTTCGCGTTGCCGTTCACGACCGATAACTACATCAAGTCTGATGTTTTATCAGCACGCCCGATCCGGCGACGCACGTTCAGGTGCGTCCCCGAGAGGAGCGTAAGTAAATCAAGGCACTTTTCAGGGGTGTCGGCTGGGCTCGCGGGGATGGCGTTTCGCGACCTTCCGGGGTCGCGGCGGCCGCGCCGAGGCGGTCTCGGTCCTGGCACGGAGGTTGCCGAACCCCACCAAGCGCCATGCCGGCGCAGCGCGGCCTTCGGGCGCCCCTTGCGCACGTTCTACTCGGCTGCCTCGACGCTACCGGCACCTCGACGGAGGACTCGACTTGCCCAGTACGGAGGCCCTCGAGCGGGCGTGCGCTTCGGCACGTCGGTGGGCTCGCCAATGCCCCGCAGGTACCGAGCGACGCTGGTCGGATCGGTGACGAGCGCGAGCAGCTTCATCCTTCCGCTGCAGCACGGGCAGGTCAAAACGTCGAACCCAAAGGTCCGTTTAAGAAGCTCCGCCCACGGACGATAGCCGCCTCGGCGCGGTCTCTCGGGCACGTCCACCGTGGGTATTGGAGCAACCGCCGGCTTCGGCGCCAGACGAGCCCGAACCTTACTCGCCGACGCGAGCACCCCCGCATACCGAACGGTGTGCAAGCGCGGCGCGGGTACCGACGCCGCGAGACGGCTGAGCAGCGAGAGTGGATCCATGTCCACCGCCACCGTGCCGTCCGAAAAAGGCTTCTTCAGCGTGATCCGGACGAGGCCGTCAGGCCCCTCGGGTCACGCGTTCCTGCGCGACCGCGGGGCGCAACACGTACTTCAGCAGTGCCTCCCGGCCAGCTTCGTCGTGCCCACCGGCCCGCGTCGCCGCGTGGAGGGTGAAACCATCGAGCGCGACACACAGCGGGCGCTCGAACACCATGGGTCGGCACTCGAAGAGCAGCGCGCCTCGGCGCCACTCCGGACCGGCAGGCGGCGTAGTGCCCGAGACCGCCGACGCCGCGAGCACGGCCCTCCCGTCGCCCTCATCCTCGGAATCGCTGTCCTCGACGAGAAGGCCCCGACGACGAAGCCACTTCACCATCCGGTCGCGCGTGCGCTCCAGCACCGCCCCCACGTCCCGCGTCGACAGGTGCCGAGCGGCACGGAAGTCGAGCTCGTCGCCCTTGTCCCGATACGCGCCGTCGAGGAATACCGCGTGCACGTGCGGGTTCAGCTTCAGATCGGAAGACGTGCGCTGAACCGCGACCACCGCTCCGCTCTGTCCGCGTGGAGGTCCACCACCTCGTTCGCGGTAGAAGCCGAGCACGGTCTTCACGAAGATCCGCGTCAGCGCCGACATCAGCCGGCCGTCGTACCCAAGGCGCTTTCGCCACGCAAACGGCACCGTGAGCACCCACTGCCGCAGATCCACGGGTGGCAGCACGTCCTCGATGAGATGCGCCGCGGTGGCGCTCATCTTCCGACCAAGGCACGACGGGCAGAAGCCTCGTCCCTTGCAGCTGAATGCCACGAGCCGCGTCTCGTCGCAGCTCCCGCACGTGAGCCGTGCGAACCCATGGCATAGAAGGCCGCACTCCAGATATCCCTCGAGCTCCTTCTTCACGAACTTGGGCAACGCGATCGCGAGTGCCCCGTCCTCCACCGCGCCATACAGCGTGTTCAAGTTCTCCTGCAC
The DNA window shown above is from Myxococcales bacterium and carries:
- a CDS encoding transposase, which codes for MTLKKPFSDGTVAVDMDPLSLLSRLAASVPAPRLHTVRYAGVLASASKVRARLAPKPAVAPIPTVDVPERPRRGGYRPWAELLKRTFGFDVLTCPCCSGRMKLLALVTDPTSVARYLRGIGEPTDVPKRTPARGPPYWASRVLRRGAGSVEAAE
- a CDS encoding transposase zinc-binding domain-containing protein, with the translated sequence MASRVYERRRPERSTLYHVVQENLNTLYGAVEDGALAIALPKFVKKELEGYLECGLLCHGFARLTCGSCDETRLVAFSCKGRGFCPSCLGRKMSATAAHLIEDVLPPVDLRQWVLTVPFAWRKRLGYDGRLMSALTRIFVKTVLGFYRERGGGPPRGQSGAVVAVQRTSSDLKLNPHVHAVFLDGAYRDKGDELDFRAARHLSTRDVGAVLERTRDRMVKWLRRRGLLVEDSDSEDEGDGRAVLAASAVSGTTPPAGPEWRRGALLFECRPMVFERPLCVALDGFTLHAATRAGGHDEAGREALLKYVLRPAVAQERVTRGA